The stretch of DNA GGTAAGAGAACCCGGCCGGCAAGTCGAGTAGGCCCTTCGGGTCCGCCACCAAGTCGCCAAAGCCCACCGCGCCACGCGTCGCCGCCGCCCGCGCCAGCGACGGATGAATCGCCATCCGCAGCCCAGCAAACCCTGCGGCAAACGCAGCGGACGAACGCAAGAACTCACGACGAGAGGCGGGCATGACAGCGCGGGGCATCAAGGCAGGGCGGTGGAGGGGCGCTCAGTATAACTGGGATCCGTGACCACTCCGTGATTCTGAAAGAGAGACTTTAGACAGCAGCCGCGTTAAGCGAGAATGAAGAGCCGTGATTCGGCTGTGGGAGGCGTCTCCAGAAGCCGATGAGGGCATCCATTCCGATACGGCATGGTGCACGAAATCGGGGTCTGGAGACCCCTCCCACATCGAGGGAGACCCCGCCCACATCGAGAAGGCCCTTCGTGCTTCTTGTGCATTCTCGTGGCCCACTCAACCGCCCAGCGCCCGACCCAACCACTCCGAAGTCGGCCCCGTCCCTTTCGCGGCCACATGCTCCGGCGTCCCCGCCGCGACGATGCGGCCGCCGCCCGCGCCGCCGTCGGGTCCGAGATCGATGATCCAGTCCGCGACACGCATGACATCGAGGTGATGCTCGATCACCAGGACCGTCGCGCCCGCATCGACGAGCCGCCCCAGCACACCGAGCAATCGACGTACGTCGTCGGCGTGCAACCCCGTCGTCGGCTCGTCGAGCAGGTAGAGCGTCCGCGCCGGCACGCCCCCCTTGCTCGAACCACCCAACTCCGCGGCGAGTTTCACCCGCTGCGCTTCGCCGCCCGAGAGCGTGTTCGCCGGTTGACCAAGCGACAAGTAACCAAGGCCCACCGCGACGAGCGCCTCGAGCGGCGCGTGGATCGCCGGCGTCTCGGTGAACAGGGGCAAGACCTCTTCGAGCGGCCGCGTTAACAGGTCGGCGACCGTCAGGCCCTTGTAGCGCACCGCGAGCGTCGCCCGGTTAAACCGCGCGCCGCGGCACGCGTCGCACGTCACGTAGAGGTCGGGCAAGAAGTTCATCTCGATCTTCCGCTGCCCCTGCCCCTGGCACTCGTCGCAACGGCCGCCTTGCACGTTGAAACTGAACCGGCTCGGCTTGTAGCCGCGCTGCCGCGACAACTTCGTCTTGGCGAGCAGCTTACGGACCTCGTCGAAGACCCCCGTGTAGGTCGCGGCGTTCGAGCGCGGCGAGCGGCCGATCGGCGATTGGTCGATCTCGACGAAGCGGTCGAGGTGCTCGACGCCTTCGAGCGCTGTGTGTGGCCCGGGCTTCGCGCCGGCGCCGCTGAGCTTGCGGGCGAGCGCCCGCGCCAGCGTGCCGACGACGAGCGACGTCTTGCCGCTCCCGCTGACGCCGCTGACGCAGACCAGCTTTCCGAGCGGCAACTCGAAGTCGTCGCCGCGCAGGTTGTGCAGCGTCGCGCCGCGCAGCGCGAGCGTCGGTTCGGGGCACGTGGCGACGGCTTTGCCGTTGAGCCTGGTGGTGATGCGGCGCTCGGTTGGCGTCGCGATCCGTTCGGCGCCCGACAGGTAGCGTCCCGTCACCGACTCGGCGCACGCGGCGATGTCGGTCGGCGTCCCTTCGGCGACGAGATAACCACCCCGCGCGCCGGCGCCGGGGCCGATGTCGATGACCCAGTCGGCGGCGCGGATCACCTCTTCGTCGTGCTCGACGACGATCACCGTGTTGCCCTGCCGGCGCAGGTCGCGGATCGCGTCGAGCAGTCGGTCGTTGTCGCGCGGGTGCAGGCCGATCGATGGCTCGTCGAGCAGGTACATGACGCCGACGAGCCCGCTGCCGACGCCCGTCGCCAGCCGAACGCGTTGCAGCTCCCCGCCCGAGAGCGTGTCGGCCGAACGCTCGAGCGTCAGGTAACCGACGCCCGCTTTGTCGAGGAACGCCAGCCGCCGATGGATCTCACGCACCAGCGGCTCGGCGATCGGCAACCGGTCCGCCTCGAAGGCGGCGCCATCGACCAGGCCCGCGAACCACTGGGTCGCCTCGCTGATCGGCATTGCGCCGACGTCGAAGATGCGCTGGTCCGCGATGCGGCACGCCCGGCCCTCGGGCCGCAGGCGGGTCCCTTCGCAATCGGGGCAGCGGATCGCGTCGCGGAAGGCGTCGAGCTTGCCACGCGCGTCGTCCTTCTTGGTGGCGAGCCGTTCCTCTTCCAGGTGCAGCAGCACGCCCGCAAAGCTCTTGCCGTCGCCGGTGAGCAGCTTCTGCACGCCGCCGCGCGGCCAGTCGGCGAGCGGCGTGTCGATCGTCACCTTCAGCGAAGTCAGCAGCGGCTCCACGATGTCGAAGCGCTTCTTCCGCCCCGCGTCTGTCGCCGACCGCCACGGCGCGACGGCGCCTTCGGCGAGCGATTTCGATAAGTCGGGCACAACCAGTTCGGGGTCGAACGCCTCGACAACGCCCATGCCGTCGCACCCCGGGCAAGCGCCGTACGGGCTGTTGAAGCTGAAGGTCCGCGGCTCGACCTCGGCGACGCCCACTTTGCAGTCGGGGCAAGCGTAGCGGGTGTTGAAGAGCCGCTCTTCCCAACCGCTCTGGGCGTTGTAAGCCGCCGCGCCATTGGCGCCGCTGGTCGCGGCCGCCGCTTTTGCCTCGGGCGTCTGATAGACGATCCGCACGACGCCGTCGCCGTGCTTGATCGCTAGCCGCACCGACTCGGCGAGCCGGGTGTCGATCCCTTCGCGGATCACGATGCGATCGACGACCGCCTCGATGTCGTGCAGCTTCTGCGCGGTCAGCTCCGGGACGTCCTCGATCGGATAGGCGAGCCCGTCGATCCGCAGCCTGACGAAGCCCGCCTTGCGCGCGGTCTCGATCACCTCGGCGTGTTTGCCTTTGCGGCCGTGGATCAGCGGCGCCAAGAGCATCGCGCGCGAATCGACCGGCAGCGCCGCCACTGCTTGCTCGATCTCGCTGGACGACTGCTGCGTGATCGGCTGGTCGCATTCGGGACACGCCATCGACCCGGCCCGCGCGAACAAGAGCCGCAGGTAGTCATGGACCTCGGTGATGGTGCCAACGGTGCTCCGCGGGCTATGCGACCCCTGGCTTTGATCGACCGCAACGGCCGGCTGCAACCCATCGATACGATCGACGTCGGGCCGCTCGCGCTGTTGAAAGAACTGCCGCGCGTAAACGCTCAGCGAGTCGATGTACTGGCGCTGCCCCTCGGCCAGCAGCGTGTCGAAAGCCAGCGAGCTCTTGCCACTGCCGCTGACGCCGGTGATGACAACGAGCTTGTTACGCGGGATGTCAACATCAACGCTACGCAGGTTATGCACCCGCGCCCCACGAATGCGAATCGCGCCGCCGGTCAACGCTCCGTTAGTCCGGGAGCCGGCGACGTCCCTCATCGGGGAGCCCGTCGTCGGAGTGTCGTCCAAGGCGTCAATCACAGGCGTGGCGGCGTCGCTAGCGGCGAGGACTCCCCCTACAGACCCCGCGGCCCGCTGGGTAATCCGGTTAGGGTACCGCGCCGTGGCTAGATGCTCAAACTCCTGTCGCTAAACCGGGGGCTAAGGCCCCGCGGCTGGTAAGCCCTTCGCCAGGAAAAATCAGCCGGCACGCCTTAGCGTCCGGTTCTTTCGCTTTGCTTTTTCATTGCGGTGAATCTAACGAACGGTCCGCACAGCGGACCCTACAAGGCGAGCCGGACGCGTCCGCGACCGGAGTGAATCACAAGCAACGCCTGTCAGCAGCAGACCCTCACTCCGCCGCCAGATTCACCCGCACCAACTCCTTGTCGTTCCGCGCGAACACTGCCTTGTTCGCGAACGCCGGGTGGCTCCACAGCACGGGGCGGCCGAAGGCGTCGCCCGTGGGTTCCACCAGCGGTTGGCGTGCGATCTCTTCGTAGCCTGCGGGCGTCAGCCGCGCGAGGATCAGGTGGCCCGTCTCGCTGGTGAGCCAGTAACGATCGGTCTCGCCTTGGCGGACGACGAACACCGTGCCGTGCCGCGCGCGGTCGCGGCCTTCTTTGCCGAATGTCGGCTTTTGCGTCTCCCAGAGACGCTCACCGTTCTCGGGGTCGATCGCCACGAGCGAACTGCCGTTCGCTTCGACGGCGTAGATTGCCTGGCCATCGGGTCCGGCGATCGGCGAGGCGTTCGCCGATGACGCCGATGTCTTCGGCGTCCCCGACCATACGACCTCGGGCTCGCCTCCCCCATCCGGGACGGAGAAGAAGACCGACGGCCCGCCGTACCCCGTCACGAACAGCCGATCGCCCATCGGCAACGGCTGCGCGATCGACATGCCGTACGACGGCTCGATCGGCACACTCCACAGCACCTCGCCCGTCGCCGGGTCGAGACCGCAGACCGCTTCGGGGTCGAAGACCACCAGCACCTTCTTGCCGTCGTGCTCGATCATCGACGGCGGGCAATAGCCCACCTCATTCTTCATCAATGGCGTCGACAGCGCCCGCCACTTCTCTTCGCCGGTGAGCTTGTCGAAAGCAACAACGACACTCCCTTCACCACCGACGAGACAATACAGCGTGTCGCCGTCCACCAGCGGGTGCGACGAGTGCCCCCACAGCGGCGTCGGCGCCTTGAAGTCGTCAACAAAGCTCTTCTTCCAGACGACCGAACCGTCGGCCGTCTTCAAACAGGCGAGGTCCCCTTCGGCGCCGAGGATGTAAACCCGCTCGCCATCAACGGTCGGCGTGCAACGCGGGCCGCTCGGGTACGAGATGAAGTAATCGCGGTCGTACTCATAGCGCCACAGCTCATCGCCGGTGTCGGCGTCGAGTTTGCGGAGGCGTTCGATACCCGTCAGCTTGTCGCGGTCGCCGGGCCGGTCGGTGACCTCGCCCTCCGTCTTCTCGTACTCGAACAGATACACAGCGCCGTCGGCGACCGCGGGGCCGGCATAGCCGTAATTCACGGGGATGCGCCAGACGTAGTCGAGCCCCTCCTCGGGGAGCGTCTCGACGAGACCTTCCGTACGCCAAACGCCATCACGCTCGGGCCCACGCCACTGCGGCCAATCGTCAGCGTCCGCGATAGCGGCGGACAGCAAGCAGGCAGGCGACAGCGCAAACCGCAAGAGCCAATCACGGACCATGGGCGGGAACTCCAAGAGGCGGGTCGAGTCAGGCTCACCCGAGGCGAGCCGATCGGCATCCTACGCAAGCCGGGACGATTTGGCTCGCCCCCGAACGGTGCGATGGCCAGAATCCGCCGCGAGTAACCAAATGCCGCTTTTGTGGCGGAGGCGCGTTTGTGTGGGGCTATTGTGGGAGGGGTCTCCAGACCCCGATGACGCGCACCATGCCAAATACGGTCAAGACACCGTAATCGGCGTCTGGAGACGCCTCCAACAAGCGAACTCGCTAGGTCTAGCGACGTGCCAGCCGCGAGTAGCCGAAGCCCAGCACGGTCGCCGCCGCTAGATCGCTGGCGAGCCACCACCGGGCCGTGTCCGGATCGGAAGATTGCCCGGAGAGGTGCAGCATCGCCGCCCATGCGACCGAGATCAGCAGCAAGTACATCGCCGCATGAAAGCGGCGGACAAAGCCGGCGACGATCGAGGGGTTCATCCCCCGTGGGAGGTCGTCCCCCTGGGCGGCGATCGCCTCACGCAGCCGCCGAGCGATGTCGGCGTCCGACCCGATCCCGATCAGGGCAAAGCTCGCCAGCAGCGGCCCCGAACCGCTCGACAGCGTGATCGCCACGCCGGTGATGCCAATCCCGATCCACCAAGGCGCAGCCTGGCTGATGCGGTCCGGCAGCGCGTCGGTATACGGGTGGTGCATGACTCCCAGCATAACGAGTCCCCCCGCCGAGGGCAAAAAACATCGAAAATCACCTGCGCCGTCAAGAAAGTCTTTGAACCGCGCCCGTCAGGAAGCGGAGTTCACGAAACGCAGTTCACAAGAAGGAGATACGGGGAGGTTGGTGATAGGGGGATCGCAAGGGATGCGGAGGCCTGCGATTTGGGGGCTAGTTCTTCCGGCGGGCAGCGCCGATCGCGATGCCAAGCAGGCAAAGAAGCGCGGCGGCGGCGGCGGGCTCGGGGATGGCGTGGGTGGCGCTCGACGTCCTGCTTCGGCCGTAGTGGTCGGCCCAGACTTGGTAATCTCTCTCACCAATAGGGCCGACGGTCGCAGGCCTGCGATTGGGCAAGTAAGCGGCGCCAACGTTGTCACGCCAGACGGTGTAATCGGCGGCGTCCACCACGCCATCGACGTTGTAGTCGCCAACAATCCCGCCGCTGGGCTCGAAGACGGGGATAAGCTTGGAATCGATCAGCACCAGCGAATCGTGATAAGACAGATCGTTCGCTCCGGCGAGGCTGAGGTCCTCCATCGCCATCAGCGTCCACTCTTCATTCTGCAAGAAGGCGAACTGATCCAAGTGGCCCCAATTCGCTCTCGCATCGGAAGCATTTGGGAAGACGAAAGCGGTTCCCTCTTGGACGTAGCTATACCTTGCATTCGACATCAGTCGCAAATACTCGTCTTCATCGACTGCCGAGAGTTTTTCCAGCGTCGCATAAGTGCTGGCCCGAATGCTCTGTGCCGCCGGGTTCATGTCTTGTCGATAATTTAGGAAGCGAATCGTTCCGTGAGGCGAAAAATTAGTCGATCTGTCCGTCTCGAACTCCAAAAAGCCTATCTCGACGCCTGCCCCAACGGTGATGGTGTCTACGATGCCGTCGTTGAAGTCGCCGCAGCCATTGGGGTCCGACCCGAAGGCGCAGTTAGAACCTCGGCTCAGATTAAGTGTCGTGTACGCGGCGTCGAAGGCCTGCTTCCAGTAAGCCATCGGCTCGTTGATCGGATCAGCGGCGACTTCCGCCACCGGAAACACGGCAACGAGAGAAGATTGACCGCGGAGAAATCGGAACGTCAGGTCCACCATCTCACCAGGCTCACCCGGTACAAGAAAAGTGCTTGCCGTCGTCTCTTCCCAGCCGGTTGAGACATCGAACTCATTCCACAGTCGATTCGGCCCCTGAAGCAACTCCCTCGCGCTCTCATTCAGCGTCGTGACGCCGACGTAGTTGCGATTGAAGCGCTCAGCGTCGATCGACTCGACGAGACGGTTCTGCGGCATCGTCGCTAGCAGCGAGCCGTCTTGTCCGATCGCCAAGTCCGTTGCAAACGGCACGGCGTAACCTGTGTTGAGAAGCTCACCGGTCGGCGACAGATTCCGAATCGTGCCCGACACGTCGTCGGTCACGTAGAACCCGTTCGGAGCGAAGCTGAAGCCTCGCACTAATTCGTTGTTGATCTTCGTGTTCTCAATGGAGAACGAGCGGTTCAGAACGCCCCCCATGTCGTAAACGTCAACCGCCGCCGAGCTATCGTCGCGACGGACGTAGAGCTGGTTGTCGGCGCCGTAGAGAATGTCTCGCCACGCGTCGGTCGGGCGCTGGACGATCGGCGTCAGAACATTCGATACGTCTGCGGACGCTACGATCCGTGGACCGACTACCACGAGTTGATCGTTCGGCCCGACGACCACGCCGCTAAGCCCGTGTCCCGTGTAACGCCGGTCGTGCAACAAATCGCCTGTCGCCGAATAAGACGCCAAGCCACTCGCCGCGGCCTGCGTGGCTCGGCCATAGTCGTCAACCGTCGTCCACGTCGCATGGACGGCGCCTAAGCTGTCGATCGCTAAACCCGTAATGCTGTTGGTCGTCCCTTTCGTCGGCGAGTCGAACGCGCCGAGGAAGTCTCCCGCCGACGTGAAGCGTCGAATGGATTCCGTAGCTTCATCAGCGACGTAGAAGGAACCATCGGGCGCGACCGCGATCTGCGTTGGGGCGAACGCCAGACTTTCGAGCGGCTGCTGCAAGACGCTCTGCGCCACGCCCAGCGAGGCAGACGACAGGACTAACGCGCCCACGAGCGCTGAGAGATGGCGCAACCGGTTCAAAGCGATTCACTGATTGATGAGATGTTCCAGCAAGGTACAGCCTCCGTCCGTCCAGCCACCTTACCCGCAACGTACTAGCTCAACAAACGAAAACGAACCGGGGGCTAACGCCCCGCGGCTGATAGTCGCGGTCAGATATTCAGCCGGCACGCCTTAGCGTCCGGTTCTTCGACCGCACGAAGGACCACAACAAAAAGAAGGCGGCTGCTTCCGCAGCCGCCCTCTCATAGGTCTTTCCTAAACTTACCTTCCAGATCAAGCCTCCGCCATTTCCTTTTTACGGGCTTCGACGATCTCGGTCTGGAGGTTCGACGGCATCGGGGCGTACTTGTCCAGTTCCATCGTGAACGTCCCCTGGCCCTGCGTTTGGCTGCGCAGGTCGGTCGAGTAGCCGAACGTTTCGGACAGCGGCACTTCGGCGATGATCTTGCAGACGCCGCCGTTGGTCTCGGTCTCGACGATCATCCCACGCTTGGAGCTGACCTGACCGACCACCGAACCCTGGAAGGACTCGGGGCACTCGATCTCGACCTTCATGATCGGTTCGAGCAGCACCGGCTTCATCCGCGCGAAGTTCTCACGGAAGCACTCGCGCGCGGTGAGCTTGAACGCCATGTCGGACGAGTCGACGTCGTGGTACGAGCCGTCTTGCAACTCGACCGTCAGGCCGACCACCGGGTAACCGGCGAGCGGGCCCTTCTCCATCATCTCGTCGAAACCCTTCTGCACCGCCGGGATAAACTCCTTGGGGATGCGTCCGCCGGTGACCTTGTCGAGGAACGTCAGCTCCGTGGAACCCTTCTGCTTGGTTTCCCCAGCGGCCTCGCGGTCTTCGGGAGTTGTTGGGCGCATCTCGCCGACGATGTGGCCGTACTGACCCGAACCACCCGTCTGCTTCTTCCGCTTGTGGTCGAAGCTGAAGGCCTGTTGTCCCTGCTCGCGGTAGCTCACCTTCGGGGCGCCGACCTGCACCTCGACGCCATACTCGCGGCGGATGCGCTCGACGTAGATCTCCAGGTGCAACTCGCCCATGCCGGCGATGACCGTCTCGTTGGTCTCGTCGTCGGTGAAGACGTGGAACGTCGGGTCTTCCTTGCGGAACCGCTGCAGCGCCTTGGATAGCTTGTCGGTGTTGTCGCGGCTCTTGGGCGTCACGGACATCTTGATCACCGGTTCGGCGACAAAGATGTTTTCCAGCGAGATGTAGTTGGGCTCGCTGCAGTAGGTGTCGCCCGACGCACAGTCGATGCCCATCACCGCGATGATGTCGCCGGCCGACGCCGTGTCGATCTCTTCACGCTTGTCGGAATGCATCCGCACCAGGCGGCTGAAGCGTTCCTTCTTGCCGGTACGCTGGTTGAAGTACGAGCCGCCCTTCTCGACCTTGCCCTGGTAGATGCGGGTGTAGGTGAGCTGGCCGTACTCGTCGTCCGTGATTTTGAAGCCCATCGCCACGAGCGGCTTGTTGGCGTCCGGCTCGAGCTTGACCTTCTTGCCCTCTTCCGCCGGGTCGTTGCCGTAGTTGCTGACCTCGGTCGGCGAGGGGAGGTAACGCATGACCGCGTCGAGCAGCGGCTGCACCGACTTGTTCTTGTAGGCCGAGCCCATGAACACCGGCGTGAACGCCTGTTCGATGACCGCCTTGCGGGTGATCTTGTGGATGTCCTCGTTGCTGATGGGCTCGTCGCCGAGCATCTTCTCCATCAGCGCGTCGTCGTACATCGCGATCGCCTCGAGCAACTCGTGGCGGTACTCCTCGGCCTGCTCCTTGAGGTCGGCGGGGATGTCCTCGACGCGGATGGTCTCGCCCTTCTCGCCGTCGTTGTAATAGGCCTTCATCTCCACGAGGTCGACGACGCCCTTGAAGTTGTCTTCTTTGCCGATCGGCAGTTGGTACAGCACGGCGTCGGCGCCGAGCTTCTCACGGACCGCCTT from Botrimarina mediterranea encodes:
- the uvrA gene encoding excinuclease ABC subunit UvrA; this encodes MIDALDDTPTTGSPMRDVAGSRTNGALTGGAIRIRGARVHNLRSVDVDIPRNKLVVITGVSGSGKSSLAFDTLLAEGQRQYIDSLSVYARQFFQQRERPDVDRIDGLQPAVAVDQSQGSHSPRSTVGTITEVHDYLRLLFARAGSMACPECDQPITQQSSSEIEQAVAALPVDSRAMLLAPLIHGRKGKHAEVIETARKAGFVRLRIDGLAYPIEDVPELTAQKLHDIEAVVDRIVIREGIDTRLAESVRLAIKHGDGVVRIVYQTPEAKAAAATSGANGAAAYNAQSGWEERLFNTRYACPDCKVGVAEVEPRTFSFNSPYGACPGCDGMGVVEAFDPELVVPDLSKSLAEGAVAPWRSATDAGRKKRFDIVEPLLTSLKVTIDTPLADWPRGGVQKLLTGDGKSFAGVLLHLEEERLATKKDDARGKLDAFRDAIRCPDCEGTRLRPEGRACRIADQRIFDVGAMPISEATQWFAGLVDGAAFEADRLPIAEPLVREIHRRLAFLDKAGVGYLTLERSADTLSGGELQRVRLATGVGSGLVGVMYLLDEPSIGLHPRDNDRLLDAIRDLRRQGNTVIVVEHDEEVIRAADWVIDIGPGAGARGGYLVAEGTPTDIAACAESVTGRYLSGAERIATPTERRITTRLNGKAVATCPEPTLALRGATLHNLRGDDFELPLGKLVCVSGVSGSGKTSLVVGTLARALARKLSGAGAKPGPHTALEGVEHLDRFVEIDQSPIGRSPRSNAATYTGVFDEVRKLLAKTKLSRQRGYKPSRFSFNVQGGRCDECQGQGQRKIEMNFLPDLYVTCDACRGARFNRATLAVRYKGLTVADLLTRPLEEVLPLFTETPAIHAPLEALVAVGLGYLSLGQPANTLSGGEAQRVKLAAELGGSSKGGVPARTLYLLDEPTTGLHADDVRRLLGVLGRLVDAGATVLVIEHHLDVMRVADWIIDLGPDGGAGGGRIVAAGTPEHVAAKGTGPTSEWLGRALGG
- a CDS encoding PQQ-binding-like beta-propeller repeat protein; protein product: MVRDWLLRFALSPACLLSAAIADADDWPQWRGPERDGVWRTEGLVETLPEEGLDYVWRIPVNYGYAGPAVADGAVYLFEYEKTEGEVTDRPGDRDKLTGIERLRKLDADTGDELWRYEYDRDYFISYPSGPRCTPTVDGERVYILGAEGDLACLKTADGSVVWKKSFVDDFKAPTPLWGHSSHPLVDGDTLYCLVGGEGSVVVAFDKLTGEEKWRALSTPLMKNEVGYCPPSMIEHDGKKVLVVFDPEAVCGLDPATGEVLWSVPIEPSYGMSIAQPLPMGDRLFVTGYGGPSVFFSVPDGGGEPEVVWSGTPKTSASSANASPIAGPDGQAIYAVEANGSSLVAIDPENGERLWETQKPTFGKEGRDRARHGTVFVVRQGETDRYWLTSETGHLILARLTPAGYEEIARQPLVEPTGDAFGRPVLWSHPAFANKAVFARNDKELVRVNLAAE
- a CDS encoding NHL repeat-containing protein; translation: MNRLRHLSALVGALVLSSASLGVAQSVLQQPLESLAFAPTQIAVAPDGSFYVADEATESIRRFTSAGDFLGAFDSPTKGTTNSITGLAIDSLGAVHATWTTVDDYGRATQAAASGLASYSATGDLLHDRRYTGHGLSGVVVGPNDQLVVVGPRIVASADVSNVLTPIVQRPTDAWRDILYGADNQLYVRRDDSSAAVDVYDMGGVLNRSFSIENTKINNELVRGFSFAPNGFYVTDDVSGTIRNLSPTGELLNTGYAVPFATDLAIGQDGSLLATMPQNRLVESIDAERFNRNYVGVTTLNESARELLQGPNRLWNEFDVSTGWEETTASTFLVPGEPGEMVDLTFRFLRGQSSLVAVFPVAEVAADPINEPMAYWKQAFDAAYTTLNLSRGSNCAFGSDPNGCGDFNDGIVDTITVGAGVEIGFLEFETDRSTNFSPHGTIRFLNYRQDMNPAAQSIRASTYATLEKLSAVDEDEYLRLMSNARYSYVQEGTAFVFPNASDARANWGHLDQFAFLQNEEWTLMAMEDLSLAGANDLSYHDSLVLIDSKLIPVFEPSGGIVGDYNVDGVVDAADYTVWRDNVGAAYLPNRRPATVGPIGERDYQVWADHYGRSRTSSATHAIPEPAAAAALLCLLGIAIGAARRKN
- the fusA gene encoding elongation factor G, producing the protein MNLAKVRNIGISAHIDSGKTTLSERILFYAGRIHKIEDVRGGGDGATMDHMELEKERGITITSAATSLEWKEHKINLIDTPGHVDFTVEVERSLRVLDGAILVLCAVGGVQSQSMTVDRQMKRYKVPRLAFINKMDRTGSNPFSVVKAVREKLGADAVLYQLPIGKEDNFKGVVDLVEMKAYYNDGEKGETIRVEDIPADLKEQAEEYRHELLEAIAMYDDALMEKMLGDEPISNEDIHKITRKAVIEQAFTPVFMGSAYKNKSVQPLLDAVMRYLPSPTEVSNYGNDPAEEGKKVKLEPDANKPLVAMGFKITDDEYGQLTYTRIYQGKVEKGGSYFNQRTGKKERFSRLVRMHSDKREEIDTASAGDIIAVMGIDCASGDTYCSEPNYISLENIFVAEPVIKMSVTPKSRDNTDKLSKALQRFRKEDPTFHVFTDDETNETVIAGMGELHLEIYVERIRREYGVEVQVGAPKVSYREQGQQAFSFDHKRKKQTGGSGQYGHIVGEMRPTTPEDREAAGETKQKGSTELTFLDKVTGGRIPKEFIPAVQKGFDEMMEKGPLAGYPVVGLTVELQDGSYHDVDSSDMAFKLTARECFRENFARMKPVLLEPIMKVEIECPESFQGSVVGQVSSKRGMIVETETNGGVCKIIAEVPLSETFGYSTDLRSQTQGQGTFTMELDKYAPMPSNLQTEIVEARKKEMAEA